The nucleotide window ATGTGATTTGTCTGAAGCCCATCTATTCTTTTGCTCGGGCGGAACATGCAAGTGGGGCGTGAATGTAAGCCATGCCGCTGACTACATGATCGAACATGGAGTGCCTGATGAGGGATGTTTTCCAGATCCCCACAGGAAGACCGACATGCCATGCAACATGACGCTGCCGGGCTGGGAAAACAGGACTGTAAAAATAAAAGAATGGGGATGGGTTGAAAACGATATGGATAGCATAAAGAGAGCATTGATTGAGCATGGGCCACTGGTCATATGCATATTTATCTGGGAGGATTTCATGCATTACCGCGAGGGCATTTACAAGCATCGCTGGGGAATGCTTAAGGGGGGACATTTAGTGAGCCTTTTTGGTTATAATGATGAACAGCAATGTTGGATAGTCAAAAACAGCTGGGGGGAGAACTGGGGCGAAGACGGCTGGTTTAGAATGGCATATGATGCGGACATGCTCATACCAAGATGTTATGGAGGAACAGGAATACTTTATATTGGCAAGCCATACGGAAATTTCATGCCCGATGTTCCGAAGGTGCATATCGAGGAACCGAGACGGTACCATACTTATTTAT belongs to Candidatus Thermoplasmatota archaeon and includes:
- a CDS encoding C1 family peptidase, encoding MKKVMMAITLSLIIILPAVGLENSFFEKGTAVHENSSELFPLPEKFSWRNINGTDFTTPVKNQEPCPSCEAYALVAALETMVQYKAGYPFGCDLSEAHLFFCSGGTCKWGVNVSHAADYMIEHGVPDEGCFPDPHRKTDMPCNMTLPGWENRTVKIKEWGWVENDMDSIKRALIEHGPLVICIFIWEDFMHYREGIYKHRWGMLKGGHLVSLFGYNDEQQCWIVKNSWGENWGEDGWFRMAYDADMLIPRCYGGTGILYIGKPYGNFMPDVPKVHIEEPRRYHTYLFGKEIPSIFGRVLFQVGIPRVFGYTDVDVNVTNAERVEFYVDGEMKYTDDEPPFLWQMDVPIGMHTIEVFAYNEDEKMSKDMVDVFVNA